A genomic stretch from Bacterioplanes sanyensis includes:
- the tsaA gene encoding tRNA (N6-threonylcarbamoyladenosine(37)-N6)-methyltransferase TrmO, which yields MASFTIKPIAYVSSTRVDAIDDGWDRETSYIELDSTFDQDAFSGLEAFSHVEVVYCFHKVDESNIVTASRHPRNNNSWPKVGIFAQRGKNRPNRLGITVCKIAEVEGNKLRVEGLDAIDGTPVVDIKPVMQEFLPRGAVHQPGWSTEIMADYWK from the coding sequence ATGGCGAGTTTTACTATTAAGCCCATTGCTTATGTGTCATCAACACGAGTAGACGCGATCGATGATGGCTGGGATCGAGAAACAAGTTACATCGAGCTAGACAGCACTTTTGATCAAGATGCCTTTTCAGGGCTGGAGGCATTTTCCCACGTTGAGGTGGTGTACTGCTTTCATAAGGTAGATGAATCCAACATAGTGACTGCCTCTAGGCATCCTAGAAATAATAACAGCTGGCCTAAAGTCGGTATATTCGCTCAACGAGGAAAAAACAGACCCAATCGTCTGGGTATTACTGTATGCAAGATCGCCGAAGTGGAAGGCAACAAGCTACGGGTTGAGGGTTTGGATGCCATTGATGGAACGCCGGTGGTTGATATTAAGCCTGTTATGCAAGAATTTCTGCCCAGAGGAGCTGTGCATCAGCCTGGATGGTCAACAGAGATAATGGCCGATTACTGGAAATAA
- a CDS encoding amidohydrolase — protein sequence MTNPHTHTNTHTCAQCACHNPLWRKLETDQAEADFKARLEQLIASNWGIEQQLPTAFAMYSGGTIRPMIDGQTQAVEAIGFAGGKVVAVGSYTDVSAKMRALGMQPQDHIQLADGHTLLPGLIEPHVHIVPTAMTMSWPDLGPYQGQHLLPQYDPDTVINAAKQAQAELGKGEWLLGTGVDPALMPFKDGQLDDINIDRLDAAFADTPVYWLSASLHTAYINTAALQVIAKARPESERDAFVAQVVSQGALQELQQMGYGFDAIPTAQKQQLLLDLPGNIYRIFKTANERGVTMMFEAGMRDYMKRMLQLYQSLMPQNVRVGFAQLCESVDNAEAMDTCKAITESDLYQPFQAAVKLVSDGSNQGLTGYQCEQYSCNPENNYGVFNFSTLPPDDADADEKPNYQTMVNTIINKGWPLMIHANGNHAVDLALDVYENALQGESGLTLRHRIEHCSLLSDYSAQRMQDLGISPSFLIGHVGYWGYAFDQVIFKQKAQQLDRCQTMLQLNARITLHSDLSVSPIGPLRMMEQAVTRIMEKSPDQAMLNPEERVTREQGLRAITYDAAWQCHTEQWLGSLAPGKLADFVILAEDPLTIADDRKLRDIPVLQTWVGESCGTKKRWHTPE from the coding sequence ATGACAAACCCACACACTCACACCAACACCCATACGTGCGCACAATGTGCCTGCCACAATCCACTGTGGCGTAAGCTCGAAACGGATCAGGCAGAAGCTGATTTTAAAGCGCGATTAGAGCAATTGATCGCCAGCAACTGGGGAATTGAGCAGCAACTACCCACAGCGTTTGCGATGTATAGTGGCGGCACCATCCGGCCGATGATTGATGGCCAAACACAGGCGGTAGAGGCCATTGGCTTCGCCGGTGGCAAAGTGGTGGCTGTCGGCAGCTATACCGATGTCAGCGCCAAGATGCGCGCATTGGGCATGCAGCCGCAAGATCATATTCAATTAGCAGACGGGCATACCTTGCTACCTGGGCTGATTGAGCCGCATGTGCATATCGTTCCCACCGCTATGACCATGAGCTGGCCAGACTTAGGGCCTTATCAGGGCCAGCACCTGTTGCCGCAATACGACCCGGACACTGTGATTAATGCCGCCAAGCAGGCGCAGGCTGAACTTGGCAAAGGTGAATGGTTGCTGGGCACTGGGGTGGACCCGGCGCTTATGCCGTTTAAAGACGGTCAGCTGGATGATATTAATATTGATCGCTTGGATGCTGCGTTTGCGGACACGCCCGTGTACTGGCTGTCGGCCTCCTTGCACACGGCGTACATCAACACCGCCGCGCTACAGGTCATCGCCAAGGCGAGGCCAGAGTCTGAGCGTGATGCCTTTGTTGCCCAAGTCGTATCCCAAGGTGCGCTGCAAGAGCTGCAGCAAATGGGCTACGGTTTTGATGCCATTCCCACCGCGCAAAAGCAACAGCTACTGCTGGATCTGCCTGGTAATATCTATCGAATATTTAAAACCGCCAATGAGCGTGGTGTGACCATGATGTTTGAGGCGGGCATGCGAGACTACATGAAACGCATGCTGCAGTTGTATCAATCGCTGATGCCACAAAATGTACGGGTTGGTTTTGCCCAGCTGTGTGAGAGTGTCGATAACGCTGAGGCCATGGATACATGCAAAGCAATAACAGAAAGCGATTTATATCAGCCGTTTCAGGCGGCGGTAAAACTGGTATCTGACGGCTCAAACCAGGGGTTAACTGGTTATCAATGCGAACAGTACAGCTGTAACCCAGAGAATAATTACGGCGTATTTAATTTCAGTACATTACCACCTGACGATGCTGACGCCGATGAAAAGCCCAACTATCAGACAATGGTCAACACCATCATTAACAAAGGCTGGCCGCTGATGATTCACGCCAACGGCAACCATGCTGTCGATTTGGCGCTGGATGTGTACGAAAATGCGCTGCAAGGCGAGTCTGGATTGACGCTGCGCCATCGTATCGAACACTGCTCGCTGCTCAGTGATTACAGTGCCCAACGTATGCAAGACTTGGGTATTTCTCCGAGCTTTCTTATCGGCCACGTCGGCTACTGGGGGTATGCCTTTGATCAAGTGATTTTCAAGCAAAAGGCACAGCAGTTGGATCGCTGCCAAACCATGTTGCAGTTGAATGCTCGTATTACATTGCACAGCGATTTGTCGGTCAGTCCCATCGGGCCTTTGCGCATGATGGAACAAGCCGTGACACGAATTATGGAAAAATCCCCCGATCAAGCCATGCTTAATCCAGAGGAACGCGTTACCCGCGAGCAAGGATTGCGTGCCATCACCTACGACGCTGCCTGGCAATGTCATACCGAACAATGGCTGGGCTCTTTGGCGCCGGGCAAGCTGGCGGATTTTGTTATCTTGGCCGAAGACCCCCTGACCATCGCCGACGACCGCAAGCTACGAGATATTCCTGTGTTACAAACTTGGGTGGGGGAAAGCTGCGGTACCAAAAAACGTTGGCACACGCCTGAATAA
- a CDS encoding ricin-type beta-trefoil lectin domain protein, translating into MKKTLAIACFAAPLAATADDAQIQSFMNSFHQNPQAVMNALPEKDGDDYQHLSAEEIGDLRTRMRNEIIHRSTLNDTEGDATGPSIQPFSAISLYNDNPARLVDAGNGLVRNLSTLDQQAPDSKKLDMQPWSDTYWPLYSGAAAWRYADRDLSAYNWKDYYEFSHGIKPLENYSADERHLLSPAEKYDLLVGDQNRTLTKRSWDSGKGYFESNGSVERWMGLCHGWAAAAYMLPRPAQSVTVPDANGEMLKFYPSDIKALGTLLWAEAPFNTKFIGGRCNIKNPEKDDNGRIIASQCVDNNPGTWHLSVLNQIGITGRSMIMDATYDYQVWNQPILGYKVKYFNPQNNQTSDNPADVTIAMADYSKDKFTKYRASEAQSVVGVQMQVQYMVETNPTHRNTDIPRYDGISRVTYYYDLELDAQGDVIGGEWYQNAHPDFLWTPTPNAVAKSYYDGQGDWDVTQSVPQSWQNQAPSASRYTQPMTSIVTALFNASAEVDTPTAEWKQLVTEETQCLDVAGSSTSPGTVVYGWWCHDGDNQQWQLTPQGKLISKVAPDLCLDQQGSDITMESCIDRPNQTWRMENGQLINALDNALKWNPNSWRVEADVAGSDWAWK; encoded by the coding sequence GTGAAAAAAACGCTCGCTATTGCATGCTTTGCTGCTCCGTTAGCTGCTACGGCAGATGACGCGCAGATTCAATCATTTATGAACAGTTTTCATCAAAACCCGCAGGCGGTGATGAATGCTTTGCCAGAGAAAGATGGCGACGACTACCAGCATCTCAGCGCAGAAGAGATTGGGGATCTTCGCACTCGCATGCGCAATGAAATCATCCATCGATCAACACTGAATGACACGGAAGGTGATGCTACCGGCCCGAGTATTCAACCGTTTTCCGCCATCAGTCTGTACAACGACAACCCAGCTCGACTGGTTGACGCTGGCAATGGCTTAGTACGAAACCTCAGCACTCTCGATCAGCAAGCACCTGACTCAAAGAAACTGGATATGCAGCCATGGTCAGACACGTATTGGCCGTTATACTCAGGTGCTGCTGCCTGGCGTTACGCCGATCGTGATTTGTCTGCCTATAACTGGAAAGACTATTACGAATTTTCTCACGGTATTAAGCCGCTGGAAAACTACTCTGCTGACGAGCGTCACTTGCTGTCACCGGCTGAAAAATACGACTTACTTGTGGGTGACCAAAACCGTACCTTAACTAAGCGCTCGTGGGATTCAGGCAAAGGTTATTTCGAATCCAACGGCAGCGTCGAAAGATGGATGGGACTGTGCCATGGCTGGGCAGCGGCTGCCTACATGCTTCCTCGTCCGGCTCAGTCTGTAACGGTACCGGATGCCAACGGTGAGATGCTGAAATTTTATCCATCGGATATTAAAGCACTGGGCACCCTGTTGTGGGCCGAAGCTCCATTCAACACCAAGTTTATTGGTGGTCGCTGTAACATTAAAAACCCAGAAAAAGACGACAACGGTCGTATCATTGCTTCCCAATGTGTTGATAACAACCCAGGCACCTGGCACTTATCGGTTCTAAACCAGATTGGTATTACTGGCCGTAGCATGATCATGGATGCGACCTACGACTATCAGGTTTGGAACCAGCCGATCCTAGGCTATAAAGTGAAGTACTTTAACCCGCAAAACAATCAAACCTCTGACAACCCTGCCGACGTCACCATCGCCATGGCAGACTACAGCAAAGATAAGTTCACCAAATATCGCGCTTCAGAAGCACAGTCGGTCGTCGGTGTGCAAATGCAGGTGCAGTATATGGTTGAGACTAATCCAACTCACCGCAATACCGATATTCCACGATACGACGGTATTTCGCGCGTAACCTACTACTACGACTTGGAACTTGACGCACAAGGCGACGTGATTGGTGGCGAATGGTACCAAAACGCTCACCCAGACTTCTTGTGGACACCTACACCAAACGCAGTGGCTAAATCATACTACGATGGCCAAGGTGACTGGGATGTTACTCAATCAGTACCACAAAGCTGGCAAAATCAAGCACCAAGCGCATCACGTTATACACAGCCGATGACGTCAATTGTAACGGCTCTGTTTAACGCCTCAGCAGAAGTTGATACGCCAACGGCAGAATGGAAGCAACTGGTCACCGAGGAAACCCAGTGCCTGGACGTTGCCGGCAGCAGCACCTCACCAGGCACCGTGGTTTATGGCTGGTGGTGCCATGATGGTGATAACCAGCAATGGCAACTGACGCCACAAGGCAAGTTAATCAGCAAAGTAGCGCCTGACTTGTGCCTAGACCAGCAAGGCAGCGATATCACCATGGAAAGCTGTATTGATCGTCCAAACCAAACTTGGAGAATGGAGAATGGTCAGCTGATTAATGCACTGGATAATGCCTTAAAGTGGAACCCCAATAGCTGGCGCGTAGAAGCCGATGTTGCAGGCAGCGACTGGGCTTGGAAATAA
- a CDS encoding M23 family metallopeptidase, with translation MNKLRCVSALLLTSLSAACSGENVDIDCSLYPAQDQSSYLLPYPVGDAYKVEVTTGHYRKANQGVGLYAVDFRMPIGSVIVAARGGEVVAVREKFEDNNGQDLAENYVFIRHSDGTIGRYFHLTHQGALVDEGDVVEAGDVIAKSGNTGQSGGPHLHFDVQKCGPNLPPGYNTLPCGQTIPVSFRNTQPHSCGLEKGETYTALADA, from the coding sequence TTGAACAAACTTCGCTGTGTTAGTGCATTGCTGCTGACGTCTTTATCTGCTGCCTGTAGCGGTGAAAATGTTGATATTGATTGCAGCCTTTACCCGGCGCAAGATCAATCGTCGTATCTATTGCCTTATCCCGTAGGTGACGCATACAAGGTGGAGGTCACCACTGGGCATTATCGCAAAGCCAATCAGGGTGTCGGTTTGTATGCCGTCGACTTTCGCATGCCGATTGGTTCTGTCATCGTGGCGGCGCGAGGTGGTGAAGTGGTTGCCGTGCGTGAAAAATTTGAAGATAACAACGGCCAGGACTTAGCAGAAAACTACGTTTTTATTCGCCACTCCGATGGCACCATAGGACGCTATTTTCATCTGACCCATCAAGGTGCATTGGTGGATGAGGGTGACGTTGTCGAGGCCGGTGATGTGATTGCCAAGAGCGGCAACACGGGTCAAAGCGGTGGGCCACATTTACACTTCGACGTGCAAAAATGCGGCCCTAACTTACCACCTGGATACAATACTCTGCCCTGTGGCCAAACAATCCCTGTGAGTTTTCGCAACACTCAGCCTCATTCGTGCGGGCTAGAAAAAGGTGAGACCTATACAGCCTTAGCGGACGCTTGA
- a CDS encoding PAS domain S-box protein, with the protein MLTWLTRWLKPSGQTQAVLDQAIDAVVTINEDNNIIYFNAAAERLWGYRSAEVLGKNVKMLVPEVHRGKHDQYVNANRNGGPDKVVGSSLDLETYHRDGHKLWVNLSLSKILTNGKVHYTAFLKDVTQQREQSTIIDQTLEQCIDAVVTIDDNNNIVFMNAAAEKLWACSRQDVMGKNVKCLVPKGIQPQHDSLVNRNRETGEDRIVGSSRELELHAFDGRTLWVNLSLSKIRLDTRTLYTAFLRDVTEERRKREEFATLSLVANETDNSVIITDANGAIEYVNPGFEKLTGYSFNEVKGRKPGSFLQGKHTSDKTKARIRDKLNKQEAFYDEILNYHQNGDPYWISLAINPVFDEQGQLQKYISIQANIDSTKSRSLETDTRIAAINRSNVVIEFNPDGQMSYANEEAQRLAGLSESAMLKQAYFPLKDYLEAGEFDSIRSGDSLSREITLKPKDKGNPLTLTVSIAPLFDVEQQLVKILLYGSDVSDRKAVLEETHGAMSQVLERIGSIVGTINGISGQTNLLALNAAIEAARAGEAGRGFAVVADEVRSLAANTTESAGEISALIDETRGHVDRLSTYMKG; encoded by the coding sequence ATGCTGACATGGTTAACACGATGGTTAAAACCCTCAGGGCAAACACAAGCGGTTCTGGACCAGGCCATCGACGCCGTGGTCACCATCAACGAAGACAACAACATCATCTATTTTAACGCCGCCGCCGAACGCCTCTGGGGTTATCGCTCGGCAGAAGTCCTGGGTAAAAACGTCAAAATGCTGGTGCCCGAAGTACACCGTGGCAAGCACGATCAATACGTAAATGCCAACCGTAACGGTGGGCCAGACAAGGTTGTTGGCAGTTCATTGGACCTAGAAACCTACCATCGTGATGGCCACAAACTTTGGGTGAATCTGTCGCTCTCGAAAATCCTCACCAACGGCAAGGTCCATTACACCGCGTTCTTAAAGGATGTCACCCAACAGCGCGAGCAGTCGACCATTATCGACCAGACGCTGGAGCAATGCATCGACGCCGTCGTCACCATCGACGACAACAATAATATTGTGTTTATGAACGCCGCTGCAGAAAAGCTGTGGGCCTGCTCACGCCAAGACGTTATGGGTAAGAACGTCAAATGCCTGGTGCCCAAAGGCATTCAGCCGCAGCATGATTCACTGGTGAACCGCAATCGTGAAACAGGCGAAGACCGGATTGTAGGCTCCTCGCGCGAACTAGAACTGCATGCGTTTGATGGCCGCACCTTATGGGTGAACCTGTCACTGTCGAAAATCCGCTTGGATACACGCACCCTGTACACAGCATTTTTACGTGATGTGACCGAAGAGCGACGCAAGCGAGAAGAGTTCGCGACCCTGTCTCTGGTCGCTAACGAAACCGACAACTCCGTCATTATTACCGACGCCAACGGCGCCATTGAATACGTGAACCCTGGTTTTGAAAAATTAACCGGCTACTCATTTAACGAAGTAAAAGGCCGCAAACCCGGCAGTTTTTTGCAAGGCAAACACACCAGTGACAAGACCAAGGCGCGAATCCGAGACAAGCTAAATAAACAAGAAGCGTTTTATGATGAGATCTTAAACTACCATCAAAATGGCGACCCTTACTGGATTTCATTGGCCATCAACCCGGTGTTCGACGAACAGGGTCAGCTGCAAAAATACATTTCTATTCAAGCCAACATAGACAGCACCAAGTCGCGCTCACTAGAAACCGATACCCGTATCGCTGCCATCAACCGCAGCAACGTCGTCATCGAATTCAACCCCGATGGCCAAATGAGCTATGCCAACGAGGAAGCCCAGCGGCTGGCTGGCCTGAGTGAAAGCGCCATGTTGAAACAAGCCTACTTCCCCCTGAAAGACTATTTAGAAGCCGGCGAGTTTGACAGCATCCGTAGCGGCGACAGTTTAAGCCGGGAAATCACTCTGAAGCCAAAAGACAAGGGCAACCCGCTGACGCTCACCGTATCGATTGCACCGTTGTTTGACGTTGAGCAACAGCTGGTGAAGATCTTACTGTACGGATCGGACGTTTCGGACCGAAAAGCGGTGTTAGAAGAAACCCACGGCGCCATGTCCCAGGTGCTGGAACGCATTGGCAGCATCGTTGGTACCATCAATGGCATCTCTGGACAAACCAATTTGCTGGCTCTTAATGCAGCCATTGAAGCGGCGCGCGCAGGCGAAGCGGGCCGTGGTTTTGCCGTGGTGGCAGACGAAGTTCGGAGCCTAGCTGCCAATACCACCGAGTCGGCGGGTGAAATCAGTGCGTTGATTGATGAAACCCGAGGACATGTGGATCGATTGTCGACTTATATGAAAGGATAA